In Geotalea uraniireducens, one genomic interval encodes:
- a CDS encoding fibronectin type III domain-containing protein: MRKSIFRTAGMVAVVCMLFLELIVTLREARGREIAGVATGIVPANIAAIIWESQTVDQYGDKGADNSLAIDASGYPHISYREYDWWAMTDYLKYAYWNGTKWDIQYVDWTGDVGFNSSLALDGAGRPCISYHDNQARLKYARWDGSVWNITTISYAGGSPSLVLDSSDIPHISYFRPYYVKIDNLVVLQADLMYAHWDGQQWQVQTVERGGRVGEYNSLALDHQGRPHIAYRDFGTASGKLKYATWDGSLWQIQTVDDQGDAGKNPSLALDSADRPCISYMGGDYSLKYATLVGNAWQFQIVDERPGMYFLPNSLALDSEDRPCISYCDQFHVPMSLKYAAWDGSMWQIQTVDSVGSPGMSNSLALDRNNPHISYYEAIDGTGGGALKYVKFESVVTVPGVPLNVFATAGNTQATVSFTAPASDGGSAITSYTATAYPGMITAIGLASPITVTGLINGISYTFTVTATNELGPSSASSTSNSVIPQAPLVLTLDFSGTGSGTVTGTATGSPGILSFNTSGSIPFTPGSVVNLHAEATEYSLFSNWLGACDGTNPDCVLTMDNDRNLTVIFAKDIERMAWIDGTVNYFAAIQLAYDDALSHAIIKAWGTDFVENLTCNGSKDLILKGGYDMLYASNYGYTTLKGNLVIQSGSLTIERLVIQ, encoded by the coding sequence ATGAGAAAGTCGATCTTTCGGACGGCTGGGATGGTGGCCGTGGTGTGCATGCTTTTCCTCGAACTCATCGTCACTTTGCGCGAAGCACGCGGGAGGGAAATTGCCGGTGTCGCGACGGGCATTGTACCAGCAAACATCGCGGCGATTATCTGGGAGAGTCAAACCGTCGACCAGTATGGAGATAAAGGCGCTGACAACTCCCTGGCAATAGATGCTTCAGGGTATCCACATATCAGTTACCGTGAATACGATTGGTGGGCTATGACCGATTATCTGAAATATGCGTATTGGAACGGCACGAAATGGGACATCCAGTATGTCGATTGGACGGGAGACGTCGGGTTTAATAGCTCATTGGCTTTGGACGGCGCAGGCAGACCCTGCATCAGTTACCATGACAATCAAGCCAGGTTGAAATACGCCCGGTGGGATGGTTCGGTATGGAATATTACGACGATTAGTTACGCTGGTGGCTCGCCATCACTTGTTCTGGACAGCTCAGACATCCCTCACATTAGCTATTTTAGGCCTTACTATGTAAAGATCGACAACTTGGTCGTGCTTCAGGCAGATCTGATGTATGCGCATTGGGATGGTCAGCAGTGGCAAGTTCAAACTGTTGAACGTGGCGGAAGAGTCGGCGAGTATAATTCGCTAGCCCTCGATCATCAAGGGCGGCCGCACATTGCTTATCGAGATTTTGGTACGGCGAGCGGCAAGCTGAAATATGCAACCTGGGACGGGTCCTTGTGGCAAATCCAGACTGTCGACGATCAAGGCGATGCAGGCAAGAATCCGTCTCTCGCTCTGGACAGCGCAGACCGGCCATGTATCAGCTATATGGGGGGCGATTATAGCTTGAAATACGCTACATTGGTCGGCAATGCATGGCAATTCCAAATTGTCGATGAACGCCCCGGCATGTACTTTCTTCCGAATTCCCTCGCTTTGGATAGCGAAGATCGGCCTTGTATCAGCTATTGTGATCAATTCCATGTGCCGATGTCATTAAAATATGCCGCTTGGGACGGCAGCATGTGGCAAATACAGACCGTCGATAGTGTTGGCAGTCCCGGGATGAGCAATTCTCTGGCTTTAGACAGAAATAATCCCCATATCAGTTATTATGAAGCGATTGATGGTACGGGTGGAGGCGCCCTGAAATACGTTAAATTTGAATCAGTCGTTACCGTCCCAGGCGTACCCCTCAATGTATTCGCTACTGCTGGCAATACTCAAGCTACAGTCAGTTTCACTGCTCCGGCGTCTGATGGTGGTAGTGCGATAACCAGCTATACTGCAACTGCCTATCCGGGCATGATAACCGCAATTGGTCTGGCGAGCCCGATAACGGTGACCGGATTAATCAATGGTATCTCCTACACCTTTACGGTAACCGCGACCAACGAGTTGGGGCCTAGTTCAGCTTCGTCGACATCCAATAGCGTTATCCCACAGGCTCCTTTGGTACTGACACTCGATTTTTCCGGCACTGGCAGCGGCACTGTAACGGGAACTGCGACCGGGAGCCCGGGAATCCTTTCTTTCAATACCAGCGGTAGTATTCCATTTACTCCTGGATCTGTGGTCAATCTACACGCAGAAGCGACTGAGTATTCGTTGTTTTCCAACTGGCTTGGCGCCTGTGACGGAACGAATCCGGACTGCGTGCTAACAATGGATAATGATCGGAACCTTACCGTAATATTTGCCAAGGATATTGAACGCATGGCATGGATTGATGGCACGGTAAACTATTTTGCAGCAATCCAGCTCGCTTATGATGATGCCTTATCACATGCCATCATCAAAGCGTGGGGAACTGACTTCGTTGAAAATTTAACCTGCAACGGCAGTAAGGACCTTATCCTTAAGGGTGGTTACGACATGCTTTACGCAAGTAATTACGGTTATACGACACTCAAAGGGAATTTGGTCATTCAGAGCGGCTCGCTTACGATTGAGCGGTTGGTAATCCAGTAG
- a CDS encoding sigma-54-dependent transcriptional regulator, which yields MHGRILVVEDDTTFRMFLETILADAGHEVKSARDGLEGLRLLRRETFDLVVSDLKMPGKSGLELFRETRGELAAPPFIFLTAFGQVNEAVAAIKEGALDFLTKPLDDPDSLLTLVRRALENQEQTRDYLSLKESAAAGIPPEELIFAGKAMQRLRSLVHDVAATTANVLIEGESGTGKELVARTIHLLSPRHKASFVPLNCAAIPEALLESELFGHERGAFTGAAQARAGKFELARGGTIFLDEIGEMPATLQAKLLRVLQERVFERVGGSKEIKADVRVIAATNRNLQQEVAERRFREDLYYRLNVFPLSLPPLRERCDAIPLLVDYFLGRYGRQISKRLTGIEPAALQAMQDYAWPGNVRELQNVIERAVILARDLIRCANLPDELLRHPEKESADSKEVLKSVEREIIVKALRKHGGNRRLVAAELGISRRTLQYRLKEFDLFNEK from the coding sequence ATGCACGGACGGATTCTGGTCGTCGAAGATGACACCACCTTCAGAATGTTTCTCGAAACGATCCTGGCCGACGCTGGCCATGAGGTCAAAAGTGCCCGGGACGGCCTGGAAGGGCTGCGCCTTCTCCGGCGGGAAACCTTTGACCTGGTCGTCTCCGACCTGAAAATGCCCGGCAAGAGTGGCCTGGAGTTGTTTCGGGAAACGCGGGGCGAGCTGGCTGCCCCGCCGTTCATCTTCCTGACCGCCTTCGGCCAGGTCAACGAAGCGGTGGCAGCCATCAAGGAAGGGGCGCTCGATTTCCTGACCAAGCCCCTCGACGATCCCGACTCGTTGCTCACCCTGGTCCGCCGTGCACTGGAAAACCAGGAACAGACACGGGATTACCTGTCGCTGAAAGAATCGGCCGCCGCGGGAATCCCGCCGGAAGAACTGATTTTTGCCGGCAAGGCGATGCAGCGGCTCCGCAGCCTGGTCCACGATGTCGCCGCCACCACCGCCAATGTTCTGATTGAGGGGGAGAGCGGCACCGGCAAGGAGCTGGTGGCCCGGACCATCCATCTGCTGAGCCCGCGACACAAGGCGAGCTTCGTCCCGCTGAACTGCGCGGCCATCCCGGAAGCGTTGCTGGAGAGCGAACTGTTCGGCCACGAACGGGGTGCCTTCACCGGGGCCGCCCAGGCCAGGGCCGGCAAATTCGAACTGGCACGGGGGGGAACCATCTTTCTCGATGAGATTGGCGAAATGCCGGCCACCCTGCAGGCCAAGCTGCTGCGGGTACTCCAGGAGCGGGTATTCGAGCGGGTCGGCGGCAGCAAGGAGATCAAGGCGGATGTGCGGGTCATCGCCGCCACCAACCGGAACCTCCAGCAGGAGGTAGCAGAGCGTCGCTTCCGCGAAGACCTCTATTACCGACTTAACGTCTTTCCGCTTTCGCTACCGCCACTACGTGAGCGCTGCGACGCCATCCCGCTGCTGGTCGACTATTTTCTCGGCCGTTACGGCAGGCAGATCAGCAAGCGGCTCACCGGCATCGAGCCGGCGGCGTTGCAAGCGATGCAGGATTACGCCTGGCCGGGTAACGTCCGCGAGCTGCAGAACGTCATCGAACGGGCGGTGATCCTGGCCCGCGATCTGATCCGCTGCGCCAACCTCCCCGACGAACTGCTCCGGCACCCCGAGAAAGAGAGCGCCGACAGCAAAGAGGTACTCAAGTCGGTGGAACGGGAAATCATCGTCAAGGCCCTCCGGAAGCACGGCGGCAATCGGCGGCTCGTTGCGGCGGAACTGGGAATTTCGCGCCGCACTCTCCAGTATCGGCTCAAGGAATTTGACCTGTTTAATGAAAAATAA
- a CDS encoding glycine zipper 2TM domain-containing protein: MNSNRYRAFAAIICSALALTACAPYQYRGGVTGGAIGGLAGAILDHRNPWRGGVVGATLGAVAGATIAEISVQGARQAAIDDRPVAYRTDDGRGYYYAEPVGPGPRPGCRRIRERMYENGRLVRERVVIVDAEPRYVRHYRDDEDD, encoded by the coding sequence ATGAACAGTAATCGGTACCGGGCCTTTGCGGCCATCATCTGCAGTGCGCTGGCATTGACCGCCTGCGCTCCCTACCAGTATCGGGGCGGGGTGACGGGCGGGGCGATCGGCGGTCTTGCCGGCGCCATTCTCGACCATCGGAACCCGTGGCGCGGCGGGGTCGTCGGCGCCACCCTCGGTGCCGTCGCCGGGGCGACCATTGCCGAAATTTCCGTCCAGGGCGCCCGGCAGGCGGCCATCGACGACCGGCCGGTGGCCTATCGGACGGACGACGGCCGGGGATATTACTATGCCGAGCCGGTGGGCCCCGGCCCCCGGCCGGGCTGCCGGCGAATCCGCGAGCGGATGTACGAAAACGGGCGGCTGGTCCGGGAACGGGTGGTGATTGTCGATGCCGAACCGCGTTACGTTCGGCATTACCGGGACGACGAGGACGATTGA
- a CDS encoding DNA-binding protein: MKAGRFVLLLLTALLLHCLTAGSAAAFGFGSGEETSGLDFNHGYDVNTVATVSGRAVSVPGVGEQDNLVVAVGSEGRVVRLALGPERYWKKAGIVISPDDELIARGSKAQGQDGKWYLITQRLTNRTTGAQVELRDGRGNPRWESGSANTDHAADRQSESGWMRGGSMRSGRMMRGGGMMRR, translated from the coding sequence ATGAAGGCAGGTCGCTTTGTTCTCCTCTTGCTCACCGCACTTCTGCTGCATTGCCTGACGGCCGGGAGCGCCGCAGCCTTCGGCTTCGGCAGCGGCGAGGAGACGAGCGGCCTGGACTTCAACCACGGCTACGACGTCAATACCGTCGCCACCGTTTCGGGACGGGCAGTTTCCGTCCCGGGCGTTGGCGAACAGGACAACCTGGTGGTAGCAGTCGGCTCCGAGGGGAGGGTTGTCAGGCTCGCCCTTGGCCCAGAACGTTACTGGAAGAAGGCGGGGATAGTGATCAGTCCGGATGACGAACTGATTGCCAGGGGGTCGAAGGCTCAGGGCCAGGATGGCAAGTGGTATCTCATCACCCAGCGGCTGACCAACCGGACCACCGGCGCCCAAGTCGAGCTGCGGGACGGCAGAGGAAACCCGCGGTGGGAAAGCGGCTCCGCAAATACCGACCATGCTGCCGACCGGCAATCAGAGAGCGGCTGGATGCGGGGCGGCTCAATGCGCAGTGGCAGGATGATGCGCGGTGGCGGCATGATGCGCCGTTAA
- a CDS encoding MFS transporter, producing the protein MPVILAEQRPMLRFLLVLTVASTLGLQGWSILFNNFAVEAVRLNGSEVGLIQSIREVPGFLSLLVVFVLLLVREHRLAALAIVCLGSGVALAGLFPTLGGLLVTTLVMSFGFHYFETTNNSLTLQYFTTATAPLAYGRVRSFAAMSSIAAGGIIWVLDGYLPYRDIFLAIGGTVVALGLWGLCRNPTHGGIAPQRQRMVLRRRYALYYFLTFMSGARRQIFVAFSMFLLVKIFHFTVREMTLLFILNNAINYFLNPLIGRAIVHFGERRILSIEYAGLTAVFITYAFTRSRYLAETMYILDFILFNFAVAIQTYFQKIADPADIAPTMAVGFTINHIAAVVLPVVGGLLWMVDYRIPFIAGAGMALVSLCAVQRIRLPAPERALPAA; encoded by the coding sequence GTGCCCGTGATCCTTGCCGAGCAGCGGCCGATGCTTCGCTTCCTGCTGGTCCTGACCGTCGCTTCGACCCTCGGCCTCCAGGGGTGGTCGATTCTTTTCAACAACTTCGCCGTCGAGGCGGTGCGGCTGAACGGCAGCGAAGTGGGGCTGATCCAGTCGATCCGCGAAGTGCCGGGCTTCCTGTCGCTCCTGGTGGTCTTCGTTCTGCTGCTGGTCCGCGAACACCGGCTGGCGGCGCTGGCCATCGTCTGTCTCGGCAGCGGCGTTGCCCTGGCCGGGCTCTTTCCCACCCTTGGCGGGTTGCTGGTTACCACCCTGGTGATGAGTTTCGGCTTCCACTATTTCGAAACCACCAACAACTCTCTGACCCTCCAGTATTTCACCACTGCCACCGCGCCGCTGGCCTACGGGCGGGTCCGCAGCTTCGCCGCCATGTCGAGCATCGCTGCCGGCGGGATCATCTGGGTGCTCGACGGATATCTGCCGTACCGCGACATCTTCCTGGCCATCGGCGGAACGGTGGTGGCCCTCGGGCTCTGGGGGCTCTGCCGTAATCCGACCCACGGCGGGATCGCCCCCCAGCGGCAGCGGATGGTGCTGCGCCGGCGCTATGCCCTCTATTACTTTCTCACCTTCATGTCGGGGGCGCGCCGGCAGATCTTCGTCGCCTTCTCGATGTTCCTGCTGGTGAAGATCTTTCACTTCACCGTCCGGGAGATGACCCTGCTGTTCATCCTCAACAATGCCATCAACTATTTCCTCAATCCGCTGATCGGTAGGGCCATCGTCCATTTCGGCGAACGGCGCATCCTCTCCATCGAGTACGCCGGGCTCACCGCCGTCTTCATCACCTATGCCTTCACCCGCTCCCGGTACCTGGCGGAAACGATGTACATCCTCGATTTCATCCTTTTCAACTTTGCGGTCGCCATTCAGACCTACTTCCAGAAGATCGCCGACCCGGCCGACATTGCCCCGACCATGGCGGTCGGCTTTACCATCAACCATATTGCCGCGGTGGTCCTGCCGGTGGTCGGCGGCCTGCTCTGGATGGTCGATTACCGCATTCCCTTCATTGCCGGCGCCGGGATGGCGCTGGTCTCCCTCTGTGCCGTGCAGCGGATCAGGCTTCCCGCGCCGGAGCGGGCGCTTCCGGCCGCCTGA
- a CDS encoding sensor histidine kinase has protein sequence MNGNHDDNRPSPEALLKLAQAEEAGATRGKLKIFLGYAAGVGKTYAMLEAARLRQLEGRDVVAAYVESHGRSETDALLEELEIIPVVRVAYEGVTLAELDLDAVLARRPQIALVDELAHSNAPGARHEKRWQDVEELLAAGIDVYTTVNVQHFESLNDTVAQITGIVVRETVPDRLLDEAVEIRLVDIPPEELLQRLREGKVYIPAQAAWALDKFFKQGNLMALRELSLRRAAVRVDEQMRAYMETRAIPGPWPAAERLLVCVSGSPYSERLIRATRRLADELKAPWFTVYVETPGGDKYVQENRERVWRDLRLAESLGAQVANVTGNAVADALIDYAVRHNVTKIVVGKPAKPRWRELLSPPIVDQLIRLSGVIDVVVVSFAPGVGEERRPGKPAQAPAVPGYLASLGLVAAASLICLLVKPFLQPTNMVMIYLLAVVLSAIRFGRRPAVLTAFLGVLAFDFLFVPPRLTFAVADTEYLITFAALFIVGVVISTLVARSRERAEAVREREVQTACLYYLSRDLAAAVDLEAIIHGVIRNIEETLGAKLAVFLPEGATLAIGGASGGLALDEKERAVADWAFRNRQAAGRGTGTLGSAALLYLPLQTAASVLGVLGIRLPDDAASRSEQKRRLLDAFASQTAMAMERVQFSRQAEQAEILQARENLERALLNSVSHDLRTPLASITGVLSSLRDEGELLNDRSRRELLETACEEAARLNRFVGNLLDMTRLEAGAVRLNLEPCDVQDLVGCALAALDARLGDRPVEVRIPLDLPLVPMDMVLMIQVLINLLDNALKYSPPAAPLEVYARLDDGWLIMAVADRGPGVPRQDLERIFDKFYRIPVPEGAGGTGLGLSICKGIVEAHGGEIRAENRAGGGLRVIVRLALAAAAPKKGRHGQ, from the coding sequence ATGAACGGCAACCACGACGATAACCGCCCCTCCCCCGAGGCCCTGCTGAAACTGGCCCAGGCCGAAGAAGCCGGCGCCACGCGGGGAAAGCTGAAAATCTTTCTCGGCTACGCCGCCGGGGTGGGGAAGACCTACGCGATGCTGGAGGCGGCCCGGCTCCGGCAGCTGGAAGGGCGGGACGTGGTGGCGGCGTACGTCGAGTCCCACGGCCGTTCCGAGACCGATGCCCTGCTGGAGGAGCTGGAGATCATCCCGGTGGTCCGGGTCGCCTACGAGGGGGTGACGCTGGCGGAACTGGACCTGGACGCGGTGCTGGCCCGCCGGCCGCAGATCGCCCTGGTTGACGAGCTGGCCCATAGCAACGCCCCCGGCGCGCGGCACGAGAAGCGCTGGCAGGATGTGGAGGAACTGCTTGCCGCCGGGATCGACGTCTATACCACGGTCAACGTCCAGCATTTCGAGAGCCTGAACGATACCGTGGCGCAGATTACCGGCATCGTCGTCCGGGAGACCGTTCCCGATCGCCTTCTCGATGAAGCGGTGGAGATCCGGCTGGTCGATATCCCGCCGGAGGAGCTTCTCCAGCGGCTCCGGGAGGGGAAAGTCTACATCCCGGCGCAGGCCGCCTGGGCCCTTGACAAGTTCTTCAAGCAGGGGAACCTGATGGCACTGCGGGAGCTGTCGCTGCGCCGGGCCGCCGTCCGGGTCGACGAACAGATGCGGGCGTACATGGAGACGCGGGCGATTCCCGGCCCCTGGCCGGCGGCTGAGCGACTCCTGGTCTGCGTCAGCGGCAGCCCTTACAGCGAGCGGCTGATCCGGGCGACCCGCCGGCTGGCGGACGAGCTGAAGGCCCCCTGGTTCACTGTCTATGTCGAAACGCCGGGGGGCGACAAGTACGTGCAGGAAAACCGCGAACGGGTCTGGCGCGATCTGCGGCTGGCGGAGAGTCTTGGCGCCCAGGTGGCTAACGTGACGGGGAATGCGGTGGCCGATGCGCTGATCGATTACGCGGTCCGGCACAACGTCACCAAGATCGTGGTCGGCAAGCCGGCCAAGCCCCGCTGGCGGGAGCTGCTGTCGCCTCCTATCGTCGACCAGCTGATCCGGCTGAGCGGCGTGATCGACGTGGTGGTGGTCAGCTTCGCCCCGGGCGTGGGGGAGGAGCGGCGCCCCGGAAAACCGGCGCAAGCGCCGGCGGTGCCCGGCTACCTGGCGAGCCTTGGGCTGGTGGCTGCCGCCTCGCTGATCTGCCTGCTGGTGAAGCCGTTCCTCCAGCCGACCAACATGGTGATGATCTACCTCCTGGCGGTAGTGTTGTCGGCAATCCGGTTCGGCCGGCGGCCGGCGGTTCTGACTGCCTTTCTCGGGGTGCTCGCCTTCGATTTCCTCTTCGTGCCGCCGCGGCTGACCTTTGCCGTGGCCGATACCGAATACCTGATTACCTTTGCCGCCCTGTTCATCGTCGGGGTGGTGATCAGCACCCTGGTCGCCCGATCCCGGGAGCGGGCCGAGGCGGTGCGGGAGCGGGAGGTGCAGACCGCCTGTCTTTACTACCTCAGCCGCGATCTGGCCGCCGCCGTCGATCTCGAAGCGATCATCCACGGGGTCATCCGCAACATCGAAGAGACGCTGGGAGCCAAACTGGCGGTATTCCTGCCGGAGGGGGCGACCCTGGCGATCGGCGGGGCCAGCGGCGGCCTGGCCCTCGACGAGAAGGAGCGGGCGGTGGCCGACTGGGCCTTTCGTAACCGCCAGGCGGCCGGGCGGGGGACCGGCACCCTCGGCTCGGCGGCGCTCCTCTATCTGCCGCTGCAGACCGCGGCGAGCGTCCTCGGAGTGCTCGGGATTCGCCTGCCGGACGATGCCGCCTCCCGGTCGGAACAGAAACGCCGGCTGCTTGACGCCTTCGCCAGCCAAACCGCCATGGCCATGGAGCGGGTCCAGTTCTCCCGCCAGGCGGAACAGGCGGAAATCCTCCAGGCACGGGAAAACCTGGAACGGGCGCTGCTCAACTCCGTTTCCCACGATCTCCGCACGCCGCTCGCCTCGATTACTGGGGTGCTGAGTTCGCTCCGCGACGAGGGGGAGCTGCTGAACGACCGCTCGCGCCGGGAACTGCTCGAAACCGCCTGCGAAGAGGCGGCGCGCCTCAACCGTTTCGTCGGCAACCTGCTCGACATGACCCGCCTCGAAGCGGGGGCGGTCAGGCTCAACCTGGAACCGTGCGACGTCCAGGATCTGGTCGGTTGTGCCCTAGCCGCCCTCGACGCGCGGCTCGGCGACCGGCCGGTCGAGGTGCGAATTCCCCTGGACTTGCCTTTGGTACCGATGGACATGGTGCTGATGATCCAGGTGTTGATCAACCTTTTGGACAATGCGCTGAAATATTCGCCGCCGGCGGCACCGCTCGAAGTCTACGCCCGCCTTGACGACGGCTGGCTGATCATGGCGGTGGCCGACCGGGGACCGGGCGTTCCTCGCCAGGACCTGGAGCGGATCTTCGACAAGTTCTACCGGATTCCGGTACCGGAAGGCGCCGGGGGGACCGGCCTCGGCCTGTCGATCTGCAAGGGGATCGTCGAGGCCCACGGCGGCGAGATCCGGGCCGAGAACCGGGCCGGCGGCGGGTTGCGGGTGATCGTCAGGCTGGCGCTGGCAGCAGCGGCGCCGAAGAAAGGACGCCATGGCCAATGA
- a CDS encoding response regulator, with translation MANELNSANLPRILVVDDEAAIQRFLQTVLDAGEFSLHRAETGHAALAAAAAVRPDLILLDLGLPDLDGVEVIRRIREWSPVPIIVLSVREREDDKVRALDAGADDYLTKPFGIAELLARIRVALRRSVQQAPEPVYRVGELEVDLPRRRVTAAGAEVQLTPTEYELLRLLVTHAGKVLTHSQILRQIWGVVYLEQPHVLRVNISNLRRKIEPDPARPRYILTEPGVGYRLRAE, from the coding sequence ATGGCCAATGAACTGAATAGCGCCAATTTGCCCCGCATCCTGGTGGTGGACGACGAGGCGGCGATCCAGCGCTTTCTCCAGACGGTCCTCGACGCCGGCGAATTCTCCCTCCACCGGGCCGAGACCGGCCACGCGGCGCTGGCGGCGGCCGCGGCGGTCCGTCCCGATCTGATCCTCCTCGATCTCGGCCTGCCGGACCTGGACGGGGTGGAAGTGATCCGGCGAATCCGGGAGTGGTCGCCGGTGCCGATCATTGTCCTCTCGGTGCGGGAGCGGGAAGACGACAAGGTGCGGGCGCTGGACGCCGGCGCCGACGATTACCTGACCAAGCCCTTCGGTATCGCCGAGCTGCTGGCGCGGATCAGGGTGGCGCTTCGCCGCTCGGTGCAGCAGGCGCCGGAGCCGGTCTACCGGGTCGGCGAGCTGGAGGTGGACCTGCCGCGCCGCCGGGTGACGGCGGCCGGTGCCGAGGTCCAGCTGACCCCTACCGAATACGAGCTGCTGCGGCTATTGGTCACCCATGCCGGCAAGGTGCTGACCCACAGCCAGATTCTCCGCCAGATCTGGGGGGTGGTCTACCTGGAGCAGCCGCACGTCCTGCGGGTGAACATCAGCAACCTGCGCCGCAAGATCGAGCCGGACCCCGCCCGGCCTCGCTACATCCTTACCGAACCGGGGGTCGGCTACCGCCTGCGGGCGGAGTGA
- a CDS encoding two-component system sensor histidine kinase NtrB, which produces MRRTFLSKTVTYKLLVLAAGLGLSGVLAWFAVANYYSARPVAEENLRGVALSVAEAVETLALKDPTLHTLAGFHPANVAYFALIDHHGIYRFHTNSDLIGAPAENSGDFALPEKHLPLERRVTLHTGEQAYEFIFPLRLPGEGLLLQLVLHTYRSDEVIRQARFTLILLLALLVAGWGLVIVILRLMARGNRYRQEIARQESLVRLGELGATLAHEIRNPLAGIKGFAQWIERKPTDERNRSYAERIVVEVRRLERLVGDLLAYARSEPYPMTSTPLAELLADLLSNIGNEAAAAGVRSEVDCPDELYVYANGDRLGQLLLNLCLNAIQAMPDGGVLAIAVRHDTGHLIEITVTDSGDGIPAELLPRIFEPFFTTKARGTGLGLALCRKIAEEHGGTLTAVSVPAGGARFALTLTTAPPVARKDQ; this is translated from the coding sequence ATGCGGCGTACATTCCTCTCCAAAACAGTAACTTACAAATTACTGGTCCTGGCAGCCGGCCTGGGGTTATCAGGAGTCCTCGCCTGGTTCGCCGTCGCCAACTACTACTCGGCGCGACCGGTCGCCGAAGAGAATCTGCGCGGGGTGGCGCTGTCAGTTGCCGAAGCGGTGGAGACCCTGGCGCTGAAAGATCCGACCCTGCACACCCTCGCCGGCTTCCACCCGGCGAATGTCGCCTACTTCGCCCTGATCGACCACCACGGCATCTATCGTTTCCATACCAACAGCGACCTGATCGGTGCACCAGCGGAAAACAGCGGAGATTTTGCGCTCCCCGAGAAGCACCTACCGCTGGAAAGAAGGGTGACGCTGCACACCGGCGAACAGGCGTACGAATTCATCTTTCCGTTACGGCTGCCGGGCGAAGGGCTGCTCCTCCAACTGGTCCTCCATACTTACCGCTCGGACGAGGTGATCCGGCAGGCGCGTTTCACCCTGATACTGCTGCTCGCCCTGCTGGTCGCCGGCTGGGGGCTGGTGATCGTCATCCTCCGGCTGATGGCCCGGGGAAACCGCTACCGCCAGGAAATCGCCCGTCAGGAGAGCCTGGTCCGCCTCGGCGAACTGGGCGCCACCCTGGCGCACGAGATCCGCAACCCGCTGGCAGGCATCAAAGGCTTTGCTCAGTGGATCGAGCGGAAGCCAACCGACGAGCGAAACCGGAGCTATGCCGAACGGATCGTCGTCGAAGTCCGCCGCCTGGAGCGGCTGGTCGGCGATCTGCTGGCCTACGCCCGGAGCGAACCGTACCCGATGACGTCAACGCCCCTGGCGGAGCTGCTTGCCGATCTCCTGTCGAATATTGGCAACGAGGCCGCAGCCGCCGGCGTCCGGAGCGAGGTCGACTGCCCGGACGAATTATACGTGTACGCCAATGGCGACCGCCTCGGCCAGTTGCTCCTCAACCTCTGCCTGAACGCTATCCAGGCGATGCCGGACGGCGGCGTCCTGGCAATCGCTGTCCGGCACGACACCGGCCACCTCATCGAGATCACCGTCACCGATAGCGGCGACGGCATCCCGGCCGAGCTGCTGCCGCGGATATTCGAGCCGTTTTTTACCACCAAGGCCCGCGGTACCGGGCTGGGGCTGGCCCTCTGCCGGAAAATCGCCGAAGAGCACGGCGGCACCCTCACCGCCGTGAGCGTCCCCGCCGGCGGCGCGCGCTTCGCCCTTACCCTGACCACAGCACCGCCGGTGGCGCGAAAGGATCAATGA
- the kdpC gene encoding potassium-transporting ATPase subunit KdpC, whose product MKELKPAILFFIIFTAICGGIYPAVVTGIARTFFPQQAAGSFITDRAGRVIGSRLIGQPFSADRYFWPRPSATAGFPYNPLASGGANAGPTNPAYLRAVAERVAALRAAGIDGPLPADLVQASASGLDPHLSPTAAAVQIPRVARARGVSVARLAQLVADRTEERRLGFLGAPRVNVLELNLELDRLSP is encoded by the coding sequence ATGAAAGAGCTGAAACCGGCAATCCTCTTTTTCATCATCTTCACCGCCATCTGCGGCGGCATCTACCCGGCGGTGGTCACCGGCATTGCCCGCACCTTCTTTCCGCAGCAGGCGGCAGGAAGCTTCATTACCGACCGGGCCGGCCGCGTGATCGGCTCACGGCTGATCGGCCAGCCGTTCTCCGCCGACCGGTACTTCTGGCCCCGGCCGTCGGCCACCGCCGGCTTCCCGTACAATCCGCTGGCGTCTGGTGGTGCCAATGCCGGCCCCACCAATCCCGCCTACCTCCGGGCGGTGGCGGAACGGGTGGCGGCACTCCGTGCCGCCGGCATCGACGGTCCGCTCCCCGCCGATCTGGTCCAGGCCTCGGCCAGCGGCCTCGATCCCCACCTTTCGCCGACGGCGGCAGCGGTGCAGATCCCCCGGGTGGCCAGAGCCCGCGGGGTGAGCGTTGCCCGGCTGGCCCAACTGGTGGCCGACCGGACCGAAGAGCGGCGGCTCGGTTTTCTCGGCGCGCCGCGGGTAAATGTGCTTGAATTGAACCTGGAACTGGATAGACTGTCGCCATGA